The following coding sequences are from one Gigantopelta aegis isolate Gae_Host chromosome 15, Gae_host_genome, whole genome shotgun sequence window:
- the LOC121390395 gene encoding UDP-glucuronosyltransferase 2B15-like, with protein sequence MQILILFAVIQMALTAKILMTFSPMTSHCLEMVAIGNELVKRGHSVSAYIPNFFDTRHCFQNSEIQLVSYDVSEDNKGVYQSVMRLMERNAITREKHIAMLLLDAFEAIHRLCDSQLLNRSQLDQLKQTGYDIVMTEGLLFGQCYYLLAFYLDVPTVSIGSSFLGFDSGEVFQPYTYPHLIGPYTNEMTALQRKLNSLHHIILTYFIYIFKRPFDVSKYGEPFMDVVPETLIRESMLYLENSDYIADYPKATFPNFVQVGGLTARPPAPLPSELKTYLDNSKTGVILVSFGSLLKLESAEPIKRLVFALNQLPYDVILKSKRNSQESNVKILDWLPQNDVLAHPNIRLFVSHCGKNGFFESLYHSVPIICTPLNGDAFQTAIKVKHHRIGTTMDILTATSEEMVQTLKSVLNDSSISSNMRRMSHLFRDRPETGAERGASAIEHVVKYGDKHLKPPTNRLNYFQYTLGELWFVIFSFALLVIYGVVALFRCICCRKSSVSVSVTKKSN encoded by the coding sequence AAATTTCTTCGACACAAGACATTGTTTTCAGAATTCGGAGATACAACTTGTAAGCTATGATGTCAGTGAGGACAACAAAGGTGTTTATCAATCAGTAATGAGACTCATGGAGAGGAATGCAATCACGAGGGAGAAACATATCGCTATGCTGCTTCTGGACGCATTTGAGGCCATCCACCGTCTCTGTGATAGCCAGCTGTTGAACCGAAGTCAACTAGACCAGCTAAAACAGACCGGGTATGACATTGTAATGACGGAGGGCCTGCTATTCGGTCAGTGCTATTACCTTCTTGCGTTCTACCTGGACGTTCCCACTGTGTCTATTGGAAGTAGTTTTCTTGGTTTTGACAGTGGAGAGGTGTTCcagccatacacctacccacatcTAATTGGCCCTTACACCAATGAAATGACGGCTTTACAGAGAAAACTGAACAGCTTGCACCACATTATTCTAAcctacttcatatatatatttaaacgtcCGTTTGATGTTTCTAAATATGGCGAACCTTTCATGGACGTTGTCCCGGAGACGTTGATCCGAGAATCGATGCTGTATCTCGAGAATTCTGACTACATTGCTGATTATCCTAAAGCTACCTTCCCCAACTTTGTACAGGTAGGGGGGTTGACAGCTCGTCCACCAGCACCTCTACCTAGTGAACTGAAGACCTATCTCGACAACTCGAAGACTGGCGTGATTCTGGTGTCTTTTGGAAGTCTGCTGAAACTTGAATCTGCGGAGCCCATCAAACGATTAGTCTTTGCTCTGAATCAACTtccatatgacgtcattttaaaatcaaaaagAAACTCGCAAGAGAGCAATGTAAAGATTCTAGACTGGTTGCCACAAAACGACGTACTAGCACATCCAAACATTCGTCTGTTTGTGTCTCACTGTGGTAAAAATGGATTTTTCGAATCCTTATACCATTCGGTTCCCATCATATGCACACCTTTGAACGGCGACGCCTTTCAAACGGCCATTAAAGTCAAACACCACAGAATTGGGACAACTATGGATATTCTAACTGCAACATCAGAGGAAATGGTTCAAACCTTAAAATCCGTGTTGAACGACTCGTCCATTTCTTCCAATATGCGGCGGATGTCTCATCTTTTCAGGGACAGACCTGAAACAGGGGCGGAGAGAGGGGCGAGCGCCATAGAGCACGTGGTCAAATATGGGGACAAACATCTCAAGCCGCCCACCAACAGACTAAACTATTTTCAGTATACACTGGGTGAACTCTGGTTTGTGATTTTCTCTTTCGCCTTGCTGGTAATCTATGGAGTGGTGGCGCTGTTTAGATGCATCTGCTGTAGAAAGTCTTCTGTGTCTGTGTCAGTTACTAAAAAATCCAACTGA